The following proteins are co-located in the Robbsia betulipollinis genome:
- the pyk gene encoding pyruvate kinase has translation MSMVTRRKDSEEHAAAGSPGTHDATVAPATGLVGNSAPAHWIAPPQAQPASALPAGGRRRATKIVATLGPASDDSEVLTRMIRAGLDVARLNFSHGTADDHRGRAERVRAAARSLGREVAIMADLQGPKIRVGKFANGKTTLVPGQPFILDATCTLGNDERVGLDYPDLPRDLSRGDVLLLNDGLIVLVVDKVAGPAIHTTVRIGGDLSNNKGINRQGGGLSAPALTAKDMEDIRTAMDIQADYIAVSFPKSATDMAMARQLAIIAGAAHGIKPKMIAKIERAEAIPALAEILEASDGIMVARGDLAVEVGNAAVPALQKRMIRMARDANRLVITATQMMESMILAPVPTRAEVSDVANAVLDGTDAVMLSAETAAGKYPVETIETMAAICIEAEKTQEVAFDRDIVDRTFKRIDQSIAIGAMFTAYHLGAKAIVALTESGATALWMSRHWTKVPIYALTPRLRTQRAMAMYRNVTPLAAEDGNDRDAMLAAALDELVRRGYAAEGDQVVLTVGEPMGQAGGTNALKIVRVGEH, from the coding sequence ATGAGCATGGTCACGCGACGCAAGGATTCCGAGGAACACGCAGCGGCAGGCAGCCCCGGCACGCACGACGCCACCGTTGCACCGGCAACAGGCCTGGTGGGCAACAGTGCGCCCGCGCACTGGATCGCGCCGCCGCAGGCGCAGCCCGCGAGCGCGCTACCCGCGGGCGGGCGGCGCCGCGCGACGAAGATCGTCGCCACGCTGGGCCCGGCGTCGGACGACAGCGAGGTGCTCACCCGCATGATCCGCGCGGGACTCGACGTCGCCCGGCTGAACTTTTCCCACGGCACCGCCGACGATCACCGGGGACGCGCCGAGCGCGTGCGCGCCGCAGCCCGTTCTCTGGGCCGCGAGGTCGCGATCATGGCCGATCTGCAAGGGCCGAAGATCCGGGTCGGCAAGTTCGCGAACGGCAAGACGACGCTGGTGCCCGGCCAGCCCTTCATTCTCGACGCCACCTGCACGCTGGGCAACGACGAGCGCGTGGGACTCGACTATCCCGACCTGCCGCGCGACCTGTCGCGCGGCGACGTCCTGCTGCTCAACGACGGCCTCATCGTGCTGGTGGTCGACAAGGTCGCCGGTCCGGCGATCCATACGACGGTGCGCATCGGCGGCGATCTCTCGAACAACAAGGGCATCAACCGGCAGGGCGGGGGCTTGTCCGCGCCCGCGCTGACGGCGAAGGACATGGAGGACATCCGTACCGCGATGGACATCCAGGCCGACTACATCGCGGTGTCGTTTCCGAAGAGCGCGACCGACATGGCGATGGCGCGGCAACTGGCGATCATCGCCGGCGCGGCCCACGGCATCAAGCCGAAGATGATCGCGAAGATCGAGCGCGCCGAGGCGATTCCGGCGCTGGCCGAGATTCTCGAAGCGTCGGACGGCATCATGGTCGCGCGCGGGGATCTGGCGGTCGAGGTCGGCAATGCCGCGGTGCCCGCGCTGCAAAAGCGCATGATCCGGATGGCGCGCGACGCGAATCGCCTGGTGATCACCGCCACCCAGATGATGGAATCGATGATTCTGGCGCCGGTGCCCACGCGCGCCGAGGTGTCCGACGTCGCCAACGCGGTGCTCGACGGTACCGACGCGGTGATGCTCTCGGCCGAGACCGCCGCCGGCAAGTATCCGGTCGAGACCATCGAGACGATGGCCGCGATCTGCATCGAAGCGGAAAAAACCCAGGAAGTGGCGTTCGATCGCGACATCGTCGACCGCACCTTCAAGCGCATCGACCAGTCGATCGCGATCGGCGCGATGTTCACCGCCTATCATCTGGGCGCGAAGGCGATCGTCGCGCTGACCGAGTCCGGCGCGACCGCGCTCTGGATGAGCCGTCACTGGACGAAAGTGCCGATCTACGCGCTCACGCCGCGCCTGCGGACCCAGCGCGCGATGGCGATGTACCGCAACGTCACCCCGCTCGCGGCCGAGGACGGCAACGATCGCGACGCGATGCTGGCGGCGGCGCTCGACGAACTGGTGCGGCGTGGCTATGCCGCCGAGGGCGATCAGGTCGTACTGACCGTCGGCGAGCCGATGGGGCAGGCAGGCGGAACGAACGCGTTGAAGATCGTACGAGTGGGCGAGCACTGA
- the fba gene encoding class II fructose-bisphosphate aldolase (catalyzes the reversible aldol condensation of dihydroxyacetonephosphate and glyceraldehyde 3-phosphate in the Calvin cycle, glycolysis, and/or gluconeogenesis), whose protein sequence is MPIVSMRQLLDHAAENGYGLPAFNVNNLEQVQAIMEAADQVNAPVIMQASAGARKYAGEAFLRHLIEAAVEAYPHIPVVMHQDHGQSPAICMAAIRSGFTSVMMDGSLEADGKSVASYEYNVATSKQVVEFSHSIGVTVEAELGVLGSLETMKGDKEDGHGAEGTMTREQLLTDPEQAADFVRQTGCDALAIAIGTSHGAYKFTKKPTGDILSIERIKEIHRRIPNTHLVMHGSSSVPQELLAEIREFGGDMKETYGVPVEEIQEGIRNGVRKINIDTDLRLAITGAIRRYFAENPSKFDPRDFLKPARAAAKQVCLDRYVAFGCEGQAGKIKPMSLDKMAERYKRGELAQVVK, encoded by the coding sequence ATGCCTATCGTATCAATGCGTCAACTGCTGGATCATGCCGCCGAGAACGGCTATGGTCTGCCCGCCTTCAACGTGAACAACCTGGAGCAGGTGCAGGCGATCATGGAAGCGGCCGACCAGGTCAACGCGCCGGTCATCATGCAGGCCTCGGCAGGCGCGCGCAAGTACGCCGGCGAAGCCTTCCTGCGCCATCTGATCGAGGCGGCCGTGGAAGCCTATCCGCACATTCCGGTCGTGATGCACCAGGACCACGGCCAGTCGCCGGCGATCTGCATGGCGGCGATCCGCAGCGGCTTCACCAGCGTGATGATGGACGGTTCGCTGGAAGCGGACGGCAAGTCGGTCGCGTCCTACGAATACAATGTGGCGACGTCGAAGCAGGTCGTCGAATTCTCGCATTCGATCGGCGTCACCGTCGAGGCGGAACTGGGCGTGCTGGGTTCGCTCGAGACCATGAAGGGCGACAAGGAAGACGGTCACGGCGCGGAAGGCACGATGACCCGCGAGCAACTGCTGACCGATCCGGAACAGGCGGCGGATTTCGTGCGCCAGACCGGCTGCGACGCGCTGGCGATCGCGATCGGCACCTCGCACGGCGCCTACAAGTTCACGAAGAAGCCGACCGGAGACATCCTGTCGATCGAGCGGATCAAGGAGATTCATCGTCGCATCCCCAACACCCATCTGGTGATGCACGGCTCGTCGTCGGTGCCGCAGGAACTGCTCGCCGAGATCCGTGAATTCGGCGGCGACATGAAGGAAACCTACGGCGTGCCGGTCGAGGAGATCCAGGAAGGCATCCGTAACGGCGTGCGCAAGATCAATATCGACACCGACTTGCGCCTGGCGATCACGGGCGCGATCCGCCGCTATTTCGCGGAAAACCCGTCGAAGTTCGACCCGCGCGATTTCCTCAAGCCGGCCCGTGCGGCGGCGAAGCAGGTCTGTCTCGACCGTTACGTCGCGTTTGGCTGCGAGGGCCAGGCCGGCAAGATCAAGCCGATGTCGCTCGACAAGATGGCCGAGCGCTACAAGCGCGGCGAATTGGCGCAAGTCGTCAAATAA
- a CDS encoding phosphoribosylaminoimidazolesuccinocarboxamide synthase has protein sequence MSSTLYESTLRSLPLLGRGKVRDNYAVGDDKLLIVTSDRLSAFDVVLGEPIPDKGRVLNQMAEFWFDRLAAIVPNHLTGVAPETVVAADEVAQVAGRAVVVRRLQPIMIEAVVRGYLAGSGWKEYQAGGAVCGVALPPGLRNAEKLPEPIFTPAAKAELGEHDENISFDDAAGRIGRDLAERIRAISIQLYTEASKYAATRGIIIADTKFEFGLDAAGELYLMDEVLTADSSRFWPADAYRVGANPPSFDKQFVRDWLETQVWDKTPPAPRLPADVVARTAEKYREALSRLTGLPLR, from the coding sequence ATGTCATCGACGCTCTATGAATCCACCCTTCGTTCCCTGCCGCTGCTGGGGCGCGGCAAGGTGCGCGACAACTACGCGGTGGGCGACGACAAGCTGCTGATCGTCACGTCGGACCGGCTGTCGGCTTTCGATGTGGTGCTGGGCGAACCGATCCCGGACAAGGGCCGGGTCCTGAACCAGATGGCCGAATTCTGGTTCGACCGCCTCGCCGCCATCGTCCCGAATCATCTGACCGGCGTCGCGCCGGAAACCGTCGTCGCCGCCGACGAGGTCGCGCAGGTGGCCGGCCGCGCGGTGGTGGTGCGCCGTTTGCAGCCGATCATGATCGAAGCGGTGGTGCGCGGCTATCTGGCCGGCAGCGGCTGGAAGGAATACCAGGCGGGCGGCGCGGTCTGCGGTGTGGCGCTGCCGCCCGGTCTGCGCAACGCCGAGAAGCTGCCCGAGCCGATCTTCACGCCGGCGGCGAAGGCGGAACTGGGCGAGCACGACGAAAACATCAGTTTCGACGATGCCGCCGGCCGGATCGGGCGCGATCTCGCCGAGCGCATCCGCGCGATCAGTATCCAGTTGTACACGGAAGCCTCGAAATACGCGGCGACGCGCGGCATCATCATCGCCGACACGAAATTCGAATTCGGTCTCGACGCCGCGGGCGAACTGTATCTGATGGACGAGGTGCTGACGGCCGATTCCTCGCGCTTCTGGCCTGCGGACGCGTATCGGGTCGGCGCGAACCCGCCGTCGTTCGACAAGCAGTTCGTGCGCGACTGGCTCGAAACGCAGGTCTGGGACAAGACCCCGCCCGCGCCCCGTCTGCCGGCGGACGTCGTCGCCAGGACCGCCGAGAAATACCGCGAGGCGCTGAGCCGCCTGACCGGCTTGCCGCTGCGCTGA
- the purE gene encoding 5-(carboxyamino)imidazole ribonucleotide mutase: MPTEQDGPKIGVLMGSSSDWEVMRHAVAILEEFGVAHEAKVVSAHRMPDEMFAYAESARARGLRAIIAGAGGAAHLPGMLAAKTTVPVLGVPVASKYLRGVDSLHSIVQMPRGVPVATFAIGEAGAANAALFAVALLAGECPDTCAKLDAFRVRQRQAAEAMVLPPPAGPDTAQGAHGASA; this comes from the coding sequence ATGCCGACCGAGCAGGACGGCCCGAAGATTGGCGTTTTGATGGGGTCGAGTTCCGACTGGGAGGTGATGCGCCATGCCGTCGCGATCCTCGAGGAATTCGGCGTCGCGCACGAGGCGAAGGTCGTCTCCGCGCACCGCATGCCGGACGAGATGTTCGCGTATGCCGAGAGCGCGCGTGCGCGCGGGCTGCGCGCCATCATCGCCGGTGCCGGGGGTGCGGCGCATCTGCCAGGCATGCTGGCGGCGAAAACCACGGTGCCGGTGCTGGGCGTGCCGGTCGCCAGCAAATACCTGCGCGGCGTCGATTCGCTGCATTCGATCGTGCAGATGCCGCGCGGCGTGCCGGTGGCGACGTTCGCGATCGGCGAAGCCGGCGCGGCCAACGCGGCACTGTTCGCGGTCGCGCTGCTGGCGGGCGAGTGTCCGGATACCTGCGCGAAGCTCGATGCGTTTCGCGTGCGACAGCGGCAGGCCGCCGAGGCCATGGTGCTGCCGCCGCCGGCCGGGCCGGATACGGCGCAGGGCGCGCACGGAGCTTCGGCGTGA
- a CDS encoding 5-(carboxyamino)imidazole ribonucleotide synthase, with translation MSTLADAAMHASAPASASASGSGADARDTRLTQAGGPPILPGAWLGILGGGQLGRMFCFAAQSMGYRVAVLDPDAQSPAGAVAERHLRAAYDDPTALAELAALCAAVTTEFENVPAASLDWLARTVTVSPAGRSVAVAQDRVAEKRFLADCVGVAPHQVIESVEQLDGLDDAAFAPVLPGIVKTARLGYDGKGQVRVATADEARRAFRSFGGAPCVLEKRLSLAFEVSALVVRGFDGACLVYPIAQNVHRDGILAETIVPAPSLDAALAARVRDEARTIAAELDYVGVLCVEFFVLHDGSLVANEMAPRPHNSGHYTIDACVSSQFEQQVRAMTGLPLGDTSQHSAAVMLNVLGDVWFAGAPQETAAVETAAVDTAAADAAADGADSAREAAPRTPAWDAVAGVAGAHLHLYGKDAARAGRKMGHITCTAPTPEAARAASRTVAAQLRIPLD, from the coding sequence GTGAGCACGCTGGCGGACGCCGCGATGCACGCCTCGGCACCCGCGTCGGCTTCCGCATCCGGCAGCGGGGCGGACGCGCGCGATACGCGCCTCACGCAGGCGGGCGGCCCGCCGATCCTGCCGGGCGCGTGGCTGGGCATCCTCGGTGGTGGTCAACTGGGCCGGATGTTCTGTTTCGCCGCCCAGTCGATGGGGTATCGGGTCGCCGTGCTCGACCCCGACGCGCAAAGTCCGGCCGGCGCCGTGGCCGAGCGCCATCTGCGCGCCGCCTATGACGACCCGACGGCGCTCGCCGAACTGGCGGCGCTGTGCGCGGCGGTCACCACCGAGTTCGAAAACGTGCCGGCGGCCAGCCTCGACTGGCTGGCGCGCACGGTCACCGTCAGCCCCGCGGGCCGGTCGGTGGCGGTGGCGCAGGACCGGGTTGCCGAGAAGCGTTTCCTCGCCGACTGCGTCGGCGTCGCGCCGCATCAGGTCATCGAATCGGTCGAGCAACTCGACGGGCTCGACGACGCGGCATTCGCGCCCGTGTTGCCCGGCATCGTCAAGACCGCGCGGCTGGGGTACGACGGCAAGGGGCAGGTCCGGGTCGCGACCGCCGACGAAGCGCGGCGCGCATTCCGGTCGTTCGGCGGCGCGCCGTGCGTGCTGGAGAAACGCCTGTCGCTGGCCTTCGAGGTGTCGGCGCTGGTGGTGCGCGGTTTCGATGGCGCGTGCCTCGTCTATCCGATCGCGCAGAACGTTCATCGCGACGGCATCCTCGCCGAGACCATCGTGCCGGCGCCGTCGCTGGACGCGGCGCTGGCGGCACGCGTGCGCGACGAGGCCCGCACGATCGCTGCCGAACTCGACTATGTCGGCGTGCTGTGCGTGGAATTCTTCGTGCTGCACGACGGCTCGCTGGTCGCCAATGAGATGGCGCCCCGGCCGCACAATTCGGGTCACTATACGATCGACGCCTGCGTGAGCAGCCAGTTCGAACAGCAGGTACGGGCGATGACCGGCCTGCCGCTGGGCGACACCAGCCAGCATTCCGCCGCGGTGATGCTGAACGTGCTGGGCGACGTCTGGTTCGCCGGCGCGCCGCAGGAGACTGCCGCAGTGGAGACTGCCGCAGTGGACACTGCCGCGGCGGATGCCGCTGCCGATGGTGCGGACAGCGCCCGGGAAGCCGCCCCGCGAACGCCCGCCTGGGACGCGGTCGCGGGCGTGGCCGGCGCGCATCTGCACCTGTACGGCAAGGATGCCGCGCGGGCAGGGCGCAAGATGGGGCACATCACCTGCACCGCGCCCACGCCCGAGGCCGCGCGCGCCGCGTCGCGCACGGTCGCCGCGCAGTTGCGCATTCCGCTCGACTGA
- a CDS encoding L-threonylcarbamoyladenylate synthase, translating to MTAAARPTGPDGSACLPAGPEGIAAAAAWLGQGQLVGFPTETVYGLGADAADPVAVARIYAAKGRPSNHPVIVHLPPGGDPLWWAADLPPAAQALIDAFWPGPLTLILGRAARIPAAVSGGQDSIGLRCPSHPVAQALLEAFSALRGGHGGVAAPSANRFGKVSPTAARHVRDEFGDAIPVLDGGDSAVGIESTIVDLSRGFPALLRPGHVTPEQIAAVLGGMPSMPSTFASQAASAPATVAMPFARDGHAGPAPGDRPAPRASGTLRAHYAPATPLALLSAPAIAAILRARAADVPGMRYAVVTHSAAGAAALAGAADVEWVQAPANAAGYARVLYGMLRALDGAHVVRILVEALPDDPAWQAVADRLGRAAAAFLPEAGAAPD from the coding sequence ATGACAGCGGCCGCGCGCCCGACCGGCCCGGATGGGTCCGCCTGCCTGCCTGCGGGCCCGGAGGGCATCGCCGCGGCCGCCGCCTGGCTCGGCCAGGGGCAGCTCGTGGGTTTCCCCACGGAAACGGTCTACGGGCTGGGCGCCGACGCCGCCGATCCGGTCGCGGTGGCGCGGATCTACGCGGCGAAGGGGCGGCCGTCGAACCATCCGGTCATCGTCCATCTGCCGCCGGGCGGCGATCCGCTCTGGTGGGCCGCGGACCTGCCACCGGCCGCGCAGGCGCTGATCGACGCATTCTGGCCGGGGCCGCTGACGCTGATTCTCGGGCGCGCCGCGCGGATTCCCGCCGCCGTGAGCGGCGGCCAGGATTCGATCGGACTGCGCTGCCCGTCGCATCCGGTGGCGCAGGCCCTGCTCGAAGCTTTCTCGGCCTTGCGCGGCGGTCATGGGGGCGTCGCGGCGCCCTCCGCGAACCGTTTCGGCAAGGTCAGCCCGACCGCCGCACGGCACGTGCGCGACGAGTTCGGCGACGCGATTCCGGTGCTCGACGGCGGCGACAGCGCCGTCGGCATCGAATCGACGATCGTGGACTTGTCGCGCGGTTTTCCGGCGCTGTTGCGGCCCGGGCACGTCACGCCCGAGCAGATCGCCGCGGTGCTGGGCGGCATGCCGTCGATGCCATCGACGTTCGCATCACAGGCGGCGTCCGCGCCGGCGACGGTAGCGATGCCATTCGCACGGGACGGACACGCCGGCCCCGCGCCGGGCGATCGTCCCGCGCCGCGCGCCTCGGGGACCCTGCGCGCGCATTACGCGCCGGCCACGCCGCTCGCGCTGCTGTCCGCGCCCGCGATCGCCGCGATCCTGCGCGCGCGCGCAGCGGATGTGCCCGGCATGCGGTATGCAGTCGTGACGCATAGCGCCGCCGGCGCCGCGGCGCTAGCCGGCGCGGCCGACGTGGAATGGGTGCAGGCTCCGGCGAATGCCGCCGGTTATGCGCGCGTGTTGTACGGGATGCTGCGCGCGCTCGACGGCGCGCACGTCGTGCGCATCCTCGTCGAAGCGCTGCCGGACGATCCCGCCTGGCAGGCGGTCGCGGACCGGCTGGGACGGGCCGCGGCCGCCTTCCTGCCCGAAGCGGGCGCCGCGCCGGACTGA
- the dacB gene encoding D-alanyl-D-alanine carboxypeptidase/D-alanyl-D-alanine endopeptidase: protein MSAAPPSPPAPATARATALSRRVRRALAGCALALGLAPLAWPQAGIAQQVHAPRAGAADRARSRPPERNARDATNTAAAAAKAARNAALAARRASAQRQRDDASDATARLTARALASPAPRRRESTESTRSAPSPSSMPAAAAARIGPSRPAALSAALAAVASARAHAARGTADPDGANASASDTDDTPNGVLPAPVAAALARANIPRASVSALVMRLDDDQQILAVNARRPMTPASTMKVVTTYAGLSMLGADFRWQTSAFADGTLANGVLHGNLYIEGTGDPFLVPEQLSDLVAQIRRAGITQIAGDLVLDKGYFDLSTRDAPPLDDAASAPYNVGPDPLLYAFKALTIDVSPGADGAAQIDIQPPLAQLRIVNDIHMTGGACRAGEANPALSNGADGTLNLRFSGNLSTRCGTQQTNIAVLDHTRFFSGGFLALWQQAGGTFTGTVREAPVPVAAQRIAVHMSPPLSEVIRNMNKFSNNAMARNLYLTIGAVTFKPPATLDGTERMMNRWFKRNHIDAQGLVVDNGSGLARDAAISAETMGELLNSAYRSPVAQPLMDSLPTVGVDGTMRRRLTNSGITGHAQIKTGTLGNVRAIAGYVFAANGHPYVVVSFINDPRSSAGGAAHDALLNWVYNQP, encoded by the coding sequence ATGTCCGCTGCACCGCCATCCCCGCCCGCGCCGGCCACCGCGCGCGCAACCGCGCTGTCGCGGCGCGTGCGCCGGGCGCTCGCCGGCTGCGCGCTGGCGCTCGGCCTGGCGCCGCTCGCCTGGCCCCAGGCCGGCATCGCGCAGCAAGTCCACGCCCCGCGCGCCGGCGCGGCTGACCGCGCCAGGAGTCGTCCGCCGGAACGAAACGCCAGGGACGCGACGAATACGGCGGCGGCGGCAGCAAAAGCGGCGCGCAATGCCGCGCTCGCCGCGCGTCGCGCGAGCGCACAACGCCAGCGCGACGACGCGAGCGACGCCACCGCGCGCCTCACCGCGCGTGCGCTCGCATCGCCCGCCCCGCGCCGTCGGGAGAGCACGGAGAGCACGAGAAGCGCCCCGAGTCCGTCGTCGATGCCGGCCGCGGCCGCCGCGCGCATCGGGCCGTCCCGTCCGGCCGCGCTGTCCGCCGCGCTGGCCGCGGTGGCGTCCGCGCGCGCTCACGCCGCACGCGGCACGGCCGACCCGGACGGCGCGAACGCAAGCGCAAGCGATACGGACGATACGCCCAACGGCGTGTTGCCCGCGCCGGTGGCGGCCGCGCTCGCCCGCGCCAACATCCCGCGCGCGTCGGTCAGCGCGCTGGTGATGCGTCTCGACGACGACCAGCAGATACTCGCCGTCAACGCGCGACGCCCGATGACGCCGGCGTCGACGATGAAGGTGGTCACCACCTACGCCGGTCTGTCGATGCTGGGCGCGGACTTCCGCTGGCAGACCTCGGCCTTCGCCGACGGCACGCTCGCCAACGGCGTACTGCATGGCAACCTCTACATCGAAGGCACCGGCGACCCCTTCCTCGTGCCGGAACAGCTCAGCGATCTGGTCGCCCAGATCCGCCGCGCCGGCATTACGCAGATCGCCGGCGACCTCGTACTCGACAAGGGCTATTTCGATCTCTCGACGCGCGACGCGCCGCCACTCGACGACGCCGCGTCCGCCCCCTACAACGTCGGTCCGGACCCGCTGCTCTATGCCTTCAAGGCGTTGACGATCGACGTATCGCCCGGCGCCGACGGCGCCGCGCAGATCGACATCCAGCCCCCGCTCGCCCAGTTGCGCATCGTCAACGACATCCACATGACCGGTGGCGCCTGTCGCGCAGGGGAAGCGAACCCGGCGCTGAGCAATGGCGCCGACGGCACCTTGAACCTGCGTTTCTCGGGCAACCTGTCGACGCGCTGCGGCACGCAGCAAACCAACATCGCGGTGCTCGACCACACGCGCTTCTTTTCGGGCGGTTTCCTGGCGCTGTGGCAACAGGCCGGCGGCACGTTCACCGGCACGGTACGCGAGGCGCCGGTGCCGGTGGCCGCGCAGCGCATCGCGGTGCACATGAGCCCGCCGCTGAGCGAAGTGATCCGCAACATGAACAAGTTCAGCAACAACGCGATGGCGCGCAATCTGTATCTGACCATCGGCGCGGTGACCTTCAAACCGCCGGCCACGCTCGACGGCACGGAACGGATGATGAACCGCTGGTTCAAGCGCAACCATATCGATGCGCAGGGACTGGTGGTCGACAACGGTTCGGGACTGGCGCGCGATGCGGCCATCAGCGCCGAGACGATGGGTGAATTGCTGAATTCCGCGTATCGCAGCCCCGTGGCGCAGCCCCTGATGGATTCGCTGCCCACAGTGGGCGTCGACGGCACGATGCGCCGCCGGCTGACGAACAGCGGCATCACCGGCCATGCGCAGATCAAGACCGGCACGCTGGGCAATGTCCGGGCGATCGCCGGCTACGTGTTCGCGGCGAACGGCCATCCCTACGTGGTGGTGAGTTTCATCAACGACCCGCGCTCGTCGGCGGGCGGCGCCGCGCACGATGCGCTGTTGAACTGGGTGTACAACCAGCCATGA
- a CDS encoding nucleoside 2-deoxyribosyltransferase: MPFLPTRPRVYLAGPDVFFPDALARGATLRALCTEFGFEGLFPLDAPAPADASSPARFARRIFEANLGLIRRADAVLANLQDFRGHEPDSGTAFEVGFAAALGLPVWAYGAPAVPIVEQVPGDAAGRDAQGYLVEDFGMSRNLMLACAARVVPGDARACLAQMRATWPAVQSEPEANHAHPSR, translated from the coding sequence ATGCCCTTCCTGCCGACGCGCCCGCGGGTCTATCTCGCGGGTCCCGATGTATTCTTCCCGGACGCGCTCGCGCGGGGTGCGACGCTGCGCGCACTGTGCACGGAATTCGGCTTCGAGGGCCTGTTTCCGCTGGACGCGCCGGCGCCGGCGGACGCGTCTTCGCCCGCGCGCTTCGCGCGCCGGATCTTCGAGGCCAATCTCGGGCTGATCCGCCGCGCCGATGCGGTGCTCGCCAATCTGCAGGATTTCCGTGGCCATGAGCCGGACTCCGGCACCGCGTTCGAGGTGGGCTTCGCCGCCGCGCTCGGCCTGCCCGTCTGGGCCTACGGCGCGCCGGCCGTGCCGATCGTCGAGCAGGTGCCGGGCGATGCGGCCGGCCGCGACGCGCAAGGCTATCTCGTCGAGGACTTCGGCATGTCGCGCAATCTGATGCTGGCATGCGCGGCGCGCGTGGTGCCGGGCGACGCCCGCGCCTGTCTGGCGCAGATGCGCGCCACCTGGCCTGCCGTACAATCCGAACCCGAAGCGAACCATGCGCATCCTTCTCGTTGA
- a CDS encoding response regulator, which produces MRILLVEDDRMIAEGVRKALRADGWAADWVADGAAAISALALEQYDMVLLDLGLPKRDGLDVLRHLRAAGQRLPVMIVTARDAVADRIKGLDAGADDYLVKPFDLDELAARMRALLRRQAGRSDPAIRIGRLSIDLAARAVAVDGVAVALSAREFALLEALIARPGAVLSKAQLEERIYGWGEEIGSNAVEVYVHALRKKLGADVIRTVRGLGYVVSAS; this is translated from the coding sequence ATGCGCATCCTTCTCGTTGAGGACGACCGGATGATCGCCGAGGGCGTGCGCAAGGCGCTGCGCGCCGACGGCTGGGCGGCGGACTGGGTCGCCGACGGGGCGGCGGCGATCTCGGCGCTCGCGCTCGAGCAGTACGATATGGTGCTGCTCGATCTGGGCCTGCCCAAGCGCGACGGGCTGGACGTACTGCGCCACCTGCGCGCCGCCGGCCAGCGCTTGCCGGTGATGATCGTCACCGCGCGCGACGCGGTGGCCGACCGCATCAAGGGGCTGGACGCGGGCGCCGACGACTATCTGGTCAAGCCGTTCGACCTCGACGAACTCGCCGCGCGCATGCGCGCGTTGCTGCGTCGCCAGGCGGGCCGCAGCGATCCGGCGATCCGCATCGGCCGGCTGTCGATCGATCTGGCCGCGCGCGCGGTCGCGGTCGACGGCGTCGCGGTGGCGCTGTCCGCGCGGGAATTCGCGCTGCTCGAGGCCCTGATCGCACGCCCGGGCGCGGTATTGTCGAAGGCGCAACTCGAGGAGCGCATCTATGGCTGGGGCGAGGAAATCGGCAGCAACGCGGTCGAGGTCTACGTTCACGCATTGCGCAAGAAGCTCGGCGCCGACGTCATCCGCACCGTGCGCGGGCTGGGTTATGTCGTGTCGGCCAGCTAG